Genomic DNA from Ruminococcus sp. OA3:
TCCGATACCGCAAGGATGATCTCATTATTCAAATTTTTATCAGATTTCAGGTCCTGTATGTTTCTTCCTCTGTTTTTCAGCTCTGTCTTTATTGTCCCCTGAATCTGATTCGGATAGTCACCTAAATCAGACCAGCCTTTCACCATCAGATTTTCCAGCGTATTTTTTCTGGCTCCTGCAGTGCTGCTGAAGCTTTCACAGGCATTTTCTTTAAGATAATGAAACCCACCGTTAATATAAAGGACTGAAAGAAACAATACTCCCTGAAGAATTACCACTGCCATCATTGAAGCAAGCAGCTTTTTAAAAATCGAAATGTTTTTCGGTTTTTTTAGTTTCATGGAGGCAACCTCAGTAATTGATTTATAAGTTTTCTTTCAATTGTTGTGTGAACTCTTCACACCAGTTATCAAACTGTTCATCTGTATTAAATTCGTTTACGATTTCCTCCAGAGACTGTGTTCCTTCCTCCAGACGGCTTTTTACCGCTTCCCTGTCACTGGCTGCCTTTTCTCTCAGAGAATCTCCGATCACTGTCCTGCATGCGTCACTCCCGTCAAATACAGGCATTGTATACAATTCATACTGTGTGCTCTCTTCAAAGGAAACTTCCATCGTCCTGCGGATTTCTTCATTCCACTCCAGATTTTCATTCTCAACGACGTCTTCAATAAACGATAACTGATTCGCTTCTTTTTTGACAGGCAGGTAGGAAGACTGTATACAGAACTGTGTATTTACATAGGAGTCTGTAAACCATTTCAAAAATATAACCGTCGCCTCTTCACGGACCGGATCAGATTTGCTGACCACCATTCCCGCTCCCTGCTGTACAGCAACCGGATCTGCTCCTCCAAAATTGGGCACTGCCAGCTCCTCTGTCTCAATCGGATATGGCTCCGCATCTCCAACCGTAACTTCTGTCGGCATATACGATGCCCCGGAAGAAGAGCCCACGGAAGCTATCAGATCACCGGTTTTCATATCATCTGACCGAAATCTGCCGTACTCCGCATAATACCCGCTGACATAAGGTACATAATACACATCCCAGATCTTGCGCATGGCATCCTTATCCACATTTAATTCCACCGCACCGTCTTTAACCTGGAACAAATCGGCCCCCAGCTGATGCGTCCCGGTCAGAATAAAGTTTGCGAATGCATCCATGCCAAACAATGCTTTACCATCATTGGGTGTATCCGTCTTTGCATCCGTCCACTCATAATACTTTTCAGCTGTTTCAGCTACACCTTCCCAGCTTGAAAGGTCTTCCAGCACGGCACCTGTATCCTTTTCAAACGACTCCCAGTCCGTCATATTTACAGTCAGCACCTCGGTTGATTTTGCAGTCGGGAATAAGGTCAGCGCCTGTTCACTGCCCATCCTTCCCTCTTCAATATATGCATCGAGATATTCCGACAGTTCCTCTTCACTGAACCAGTCATCCAGATCGACCAAAAGACCCTGCTCCTCAAATTTTAAGGCCGTTGAAGCATAACAGCTGAAGAGATCAGAGAGTTCCCTCTCATCTTCGGGCTTACTCAGCTCAAATTCCAGATTTTCAAGCAGTTCGTTCAGATCCCCGCTGCTGATATGTTTTACAAAAATACCCTGTTCACTTCCCACTGTATTGTTAAACTCCGTCACGAGCTCATCAAATGCGATCTTATGCGCACCATTGTAGTAGGTCTGCACTTCTATTGTAACCGGATTGTCAGGATCCAGACTGCTCTTTCCATTGCCACAACCACTCATCATCATTGTTAAGACAGCAAATGCCGCAGCT
This window encodes:
- a CDS encoding extracellular solute-binding protein is translated as MNKKKVMAAAAAFAVLTMMMSGCGNGKSSLDPDNPVTIEVQTYYNGAHKIAFDELVTEFNNTVGSEQGIFVKHISSGDLNELLENLEFELSKPEDERELSDLFSCYASTALKFEEQGLLVDLDDWFSEEELSEYLDAYIEEGRMGSEQALTLFPTAKSTEVLTVNMTDWESFEKDTGAVLEDLSSWEGVAETAEKYYEWTDAKTDTPNDGKALFGMDAFANFILTGTHQLGADLFQVKDGAVELNVDKDAMRKIWDVYYVPYVSGYYAEYGRFRSDDMKTGDLIASVGSSSGASYMPTEVTVGDAEPYPIETEELAVPNFGGADPVAVQQGAGMVVSKSDPVREEATVIFLKWFTDSYVNTQFCIQSSYLPVKKEANQLSFIEDVVENENLEWNEEIRRTMEVSFEESTQYELYTMPVFDGSDACRTVIGDSLREKAASDREAVKSRLEEGTQSLEEIVNEFNTDEQFDNWCEEFTQQLKENL